A single region of the Flavobacteriales bacterium genome encodes:
- a CDS encoding bifunctional phosphoglucose/phosphomannose isomerase, protein MKKLVESFVYQLNEAFEIAQKIDVKPNNGIQNIVITGLGGSGIGGGIVKDLTYNTVNIPITLNKGYELPAFVNENTLVVVSSYSGNTEETVICMNEALEKKAHIFCVSSGGQVIEKSKELGLDYIQVPGGNSPRAMLTYSIGQLIFGLKKYGFIDLDVENMWREAVEYVQAEQNSIKEQALELAKYFYKKKPVLYGVDKFAGVTERFRQQINENSKMLCWHHIVPEMNHNELVGWTEDHPDLAVLFMQNELDHPRNTTRFSLNNEIISKYAETKVMYSTGKNQLENTWFWIHLGDWVSVFLSEMNEVDPVEVNVIDYLKSELGKS, encoded by the coding sequence ATGAAAAAATTAGTAGAATCATTTGTTTACCAGCTTAATGAAGCTTTTGAGATTGCTCAAAAAATTGATGTAAAACCCAATAATGGGATTCAAAATATAGTAATAACAGGTTTAGGAGGATCTGGTATTGGAGGAGGAATTGTAAAAGATTTAACTTATAACACCGTTAATATTCCTATTACGCTCAATAAGGGGTATGAATTACCTGCTTTTGTAAATGAGAATACCTTAGTTGTTGTTTCATCTTATTCAGGAAATACAGAAGAAACCGTAATATGCATGAACGAAGCACTGGAGAAAAAAGCACATATCTTTTGTGTGAGCTCAGGAGGACAAGTTATTGAGAAATCAAAAGAATTAGGATTGGATTATATCCAAGTGCCAGGAGGAAATTCTCCTCGTGCGATGCTTACCTACTCTATAGGTCAGTTAATTTTTGGTTTAAAAAAATATGGATTCATCGATTTAGATGTTGAAAATATGTGGCGTGAAGCTGTTGAATATGTTCAAGCAGAACAAAACAGTATCAAAGAACAAGCCTTAGAATTAGCAAAGTATTTTTACAAAAAGAAACCCGTACTTTATGGAGTTGATAAATTTGCAGGAGTAACAGAAAGATTCCGTCAACAAATAAATGAAAACTCAAAAATGTTATGCTGGCACCACATTGTACCAGAAATGAACCATAATGAGCTAGTAGGGTGGACAGAAGATCATCCAGATTTGGCTGTTTTGTTTATGCAAAATGAATTAGATCATCCAAGAAATACAACAAGATTTAGTTTGAACAACGAAATAATTTCTAAATACGCTGAAACAAAAGTGATGTATTCTACGGGTAAAAACCAACTAGAAAACACTTGGTTTTGGATTCATTTAGGAGATTGGGTTTCAGTTTTTCTTTCAGAAATGAATGAAGTTGATCCTGTAGAAGTCAATGTGATTGATTATTTAAAATCAGAATTAGGAAAGTCTTAA
- a CDS encoding BrxA/BrxB family bacilliredoxin: protein MYPEELVAPMRQELVDAGFTELKTTEAVDNILGQKEGTTLVLVNSVCGCAAANARPAVIASSKHAKTPDNFVTVFAGQDGEATAQARKYMLPFPPSSPSIALFKDGELVHFLERHHIEGRDASLICNNLTEAFDEL from the coding sequence ATGTATCCAGAAGAATTAGTAGCTCCAATGCGTCAAGAATTAGTTGATGCTGGTTTTACAGAACTAAAGACAACAGAAGCTGTTGACAATATATTAGGACAAAAAGAAGGAACCACATTGGTCTTAGTAAATTCCGTTTGTGGATGTGCTGCTGCCAATGCAAGACCTGCAGTAATTGCCTCTTCTAAACACGCAAAAACTCCCGACAATTTTGTTACTGTTTTTGCAGGACAAGATGGCGAAGCTACCGCTCAAGCAAGAAAGTATATGCTTCCTTTCCCTCCTTCATCTCCTTCAATTGCTTTGTTTAAAGATGGAGAATTGGTTCACTTTTTAGAAAGACACCATATTGAGGGTAGAGATGCTTCTTTAATTTGCAATAATCTAACTGAAGCTTTTGACGAGCTTTAG